A genomic window from Bubalus bubalis isolate 160015118507 breed Murrah chromosome 11, NDDB_SH_1, whole genome shotgun sequence includes:
- the CIAO2A gene encoding cytosolic iron-sulfur assembly component 2A isoform X1 — protein sequence MERVSGLLSWTLSRFLWLSGLSERGAARQPRIMEEKALEVYDLIRTIRDPEKPNTLEELEVVTESCVEVQEINEDDYLVIIRFTPTVPHCSLATLIGLCLRVKLQRCLPFKHKLEIYISEGTHSTEEDINKQINDKERVAAAMENPNLREIVEQCVLEPD from the exons ATGGAGCGGGTGTCCGGACTGCTCTCTTGGACGCTGAGCAGATTCCTGTGGCTCTCGGGCCTCTCTGAGCGGGGAGCTGCCCGGCAGCCCCGGATCATGGAAGAGAAAGCGCTAGAAGTTTATG ATTTGATTCGAACCATCCGGGacccagagaagcccaatacTTTAGAAGAACTGGAAGTGGTAACGGAAAGTTGTGTGGAGGTTCAGGAGATAAATGAAGACGACTATTTGGTTATTATAAGGTTCACGCCAACAGTACCTCATTGCTCTTTGGCGACTCTTATTG GGCTGTGCTTAAGAGTAAAACTTCAGCGGTGTTTACCGTTTAAACATAAG ttGGAAATCTACATTTCTGAAGGAACCCACTCAACAGAGGAAGATA tCAACAAGCAGATAAACGACAAAGAGCGAGTGGCGGCTGCCATGGAGAACCCCAACTTACGGGAGATCGTGGAACAGTGTGTCCTGGAACCTGACTGA
- the CIAO2A gene encoding cytosolic iron-sulfur assembly component 2A isoform X2: MERVSGLLSWTLSRFLWLSGLSERGAARQPRIMEEKALEVYDLIRTIRDPEKPNTLEELEVVTESCVEVQEINEDDYLVIIRFTPTVPHCSLATLIVGNLHF; the protein is encoded by the exons ATGGAGCGGGTGTCCGGACTGCTCTCTTGGACGCTGAGCAGATTCCTGTGGCTCTCGGGCCTCTCTGAGCGGGGAGCTGCCCGGCAGCCCCGGATCATGGAAGAGAAAGCGCTAGAAGTTTATG ATTTGATTCGAACCATCCGGGacccagagaagcccaatacTTTAGAAGAACTGGAAGTGGTAACGGAAAGTTGTGTGGAGGTTCAGGAGATAAATGAAGACGACTATTTGGTTATTATAAGGTTCACGCCAACAGTACCTCATTGCTCTTTGGCGACTCTTATTG ttGGAAATCTACATTTCTGA